Proteins from a genomic interval of Deinococcus detaillensis:
- the hemA gene encoding glutamyl-tRNA reductase, whose protein sequence is MSRVLSLPALDLAVVGLNHTTAPIEVRERAAVREDEREALLAHLRLHAQEVMLLSTCNRTEVYLAGIDGDPLSAFEGAWGHFLREHLYLYEGEAAALHLYRVAAGLDSLVIGETQIQGQVKRAWQAASEAGDTAALLNKAAQGALSAGKKVRFETGLADNVVSVSSAAVDLAKQRLGNLAGRTALILGAGETAELTLIHLKAAGVSDIIVVNRTEARARQLADKLGGRVCAADYLHQALPEADVVIASSAAPHYVLGASGVESALEGRPERPMMLIDISVPRILNPDIDTVKGAHLYNLDDLESVVSRNLAWRRGALPQAEEIISAQVSELLRWQNFRTRRGLETRPNLLSACD, encoded by the coding sequence GTGAGCCGCGTGCTGAGCCTTCCGGCACTGGATTTGGCTGTCGTGGGCCTCAACCACACCACCGCGCCGATTGAAGTTCGCGAGCGGGCCGCCGTGCGCGAGGACGAGCGGGAAGCTTTGCTGGCCCACCTGCGTCTGCACGCCCAGGAAGTGATGCTGCTTTCCACCTGCAACCGCACTGAAGTTTACCTGGCAGGCATTGACGGCGATCCTTTATCCGCTTTCGAGGGCGCGTGGGGCCACTTTTTGCGCGAGCATCTCTACCTTTATGAGGGTGAGGCCGCTGCCCTACACCTCTACCGGGTTGCAGCGGGCCTGGACAGCTTGGTGATCGGCGAAACTCAAATTCAGGGGCAAGTCAAGCGGGCGTGGCAGGCCGCTTCCGAGGCGGGCGATACGGCAGCGCTGCTCAACAAGGCCGCGCAGGGAGCGTTGAGCGCGGGCAAGAAAGTGCGCTTTGAAACGGGGCTGGCCGATAACGTGGTGAGCGTGTCGAGCGCCGCCGTTGACCTCGCCAAACAGCGGCTGGGCAACCTGGCGGGCCGCACCGCTCTGATTCTCGGCGCGGGCGAAACGGCCGAGCTGACCCTGATCCATCTTAAAGCGGCGGGCGTATCCGACATCATCGTGGTCAACCGCACCGAGGCCCGCGCCCGCCAACTGGCCGACAAGTTGGGGGGCCGTGTCTGCGCCGCCGACTACTTGCATCAAGCTTTGCCGGAAGCCGACGTGGTGATCGCCAGCAGCGCCGCGCCGCATTACGTGCTGGGCGCGTCTGGGGTAGAGAGTGCTCTGGAGGGCCGCCCAGAGCGACCGATGATGCTGATCGACATCAGCGTGCCGCGCATTCTCAATCCCGATATTGATACGGTCAAGGGAGCGCACCTCTACAATTTGGACGATTTGGAGAGCGTGGTCAGCCGCAACTTGGCTTGGCGGCGAGGAGCCTTGCCCCAAGCTGAAGAGATCATCAGCGCTCAGGTCAGCGAACTGCTGCGCTGGCAAAACTTCAGAACCCGGCGCGGTTTGGAAACGCGGCCCAACTTGCTGTCGGCCTGTGATTGA
- a CDS encoding precorrin-2 dehydrogenase/sirohydrochlorin ferrochelatase family protein has product MNLAAMLDLEGETALLVGGGTVALRRAATLLTAGLTVRVVAPELLPELAALNIEIIQRPFELGDLIGVRLVVACTGNADVNDEVTRLARAAGLLINHAGRAEAGNLRFPAVLERGGVSVSISTGAELPMLAQALREKVALCLPAELPIPTWTSQRDAALLLSGEAKQVAIRDLRAQIRTAVGL; this is encoded by the coding sequence GTGAATTTGGCCGCTATGCTCGATCTCGAAGGTGAAACAGCGCTGCTGGTCGGCGGCGGAACAGTGGCCCTGCGCCGCGCCGCTACGCTGCTGACGGCTGGCCTAACGGTACGGGTTGTCGCTCCTGAACTTCTGCCGGAACTGGCAGCCCTCAACATTGAAATCATCCAGCGCCCCTTTGAGCTAGGCGATCTGATTGGGGTGCGTTTGGTGGTGGCCTGCACAGGCAACGCCGACGTGAATGATGAAGTGACCCGTTTGGCCAGAGCCGCAGGTTTGCTCATCAACCACGCGGGGCGGGCCGAGGCGGGCAATCTGCGCTTTCCGGCGGTGCTGGAGCGCGGCGGCGTCAGCGTCAGCATCAGCACCGGAGCCGAACTGCCGATGCTGGCCCAAGCTCTGCGCGAAAAGGTGGCACTGTGTTTGCCTGCCGAGTTGCCCATTCCCACTTGGACAAGCCAGCGTGACGCGGCTTTGCTGCTGAGTGGCGAGGCCAAACAGGTGGCCATCCGTGATCTCCGCGCTCAAATTCGCACGGCGGTGGGTTTGTGA
- the topA gene encoding type I DNA topoisomerase codes for MSNTLIIVESPAKAKTIAKYLGKGYTVESSIGHIRDLPKSAAEIPEKYKGQAWARLGLDIEDDFRPLYIVSPDKRAHVAYLRKLAQQADEVILATDDDREGESIAWHLYQELKPKGVVKRMVFHEITKAAIEAAIANPRQIDSNLVEAQETRRALDRLYGYEVSPVLWRKVAPKLSAGRVQSVATRMLVERERERMRFVESQWWDIEVGCVTADGEGFPARLLEVGGVRLAQGRDFDPLTGKLKPDAQVLRLDEETARALADSLKEQALKVLSAEEKPFSQKPYAPFITSTLQQEGSRKLGFGAQRTMRAAQKLYEGGYITYMRTDSTTLSGEAISAARAQVKALYGDAYLPAQPRSYTKKAKNAQEAHEAIRPAGTAFRTPDSLKAELGSDEWKMYDLIWKRTVASQMADARGRRMQVRLGGQTQGGQTQDAREVLLSASGRSIDFPGFLRAYVEGRDDPQAALEDRETILPPLKEGQQVTAADLVPSGHQTQPPARYTEASLVQSLEGAGIGRPSTYASIIGTIQDRGYAAKKGQALVPTWTAFATSALLEHHFGTLVDYDFTAKMEEDLDDIAGGRQQRGPYLRSFFLGEGGGMGLRPLIETQMETIDPRSIATIAVPKLEGSGIEVRVGKYGPYLTRGETKANIPEDLTPDDLDMAKAEELLSRPSGDRIIGEDPGTGLAVVAKAGRFGPYVQIGEENPPVRTASLFPSDDLATLGLDRALKLLSLPRMVGVSEGEEIWAHNGKFGPYLKRGNDSRSLAIPEQLFTTSMIEAEALFMQPRFKGGRGASAAPLASFEFPDRAPITLKSGRFGPYLTDGERNATLRKGEDQSSLNAVDARNILEERGKEPKKKEAKGKRTATKASGKVPGKTAAKPATKKAAPKKSAAKKPAASKTAASAAAKPKTQPLTWAQLRPHLSVLSDQERALVTATRERGEKVEAVAPELGLDVKKAKGMALQASKKLNQAARESGAPTGS; via the coding sequence ATGTCTAATACCCTGATCATCGTCGAAAGCCCCGCCAAAGCCAAAACCATTGCCAAATACCTCGGCAAGGGCTATACCGTCGAGTCGTCCATCGGCCATATCCGCGACCTCCCCAAAAGCGCCGCCGAGATTCCCGAAAAATACAAGGGTCAGGCTTGGGCGCGGCTGGGCCTTGATATCGAAGACGATTTCAGGCCGCTTTATATCGTCTCGCCGGACAAGCGGGCGCACGTGGCGTACCTGCGCAAACTCGCCCAGCAAGCCGACGAAGTGATTTTGGCCACCGACGATGACCGCGAGGGTGAGAGCATCGCCTGGCACCTCTACCAAGAACTCAAGCCCAAAGGCGTCGTCAAGCGGATGGTCTTTCACGAGATCACCAAAGCCGCCATTGAAGCTGCTATTGCCAACCCGCGTCAGATTGACAGCAACCTCGTGGAAGCCCAAGAAACCCGCCGCGCTCTCGACCGCCTTTACGGTTACGAAGTCAGCCCGGTGCTGTGGCGCAAAGTCGCTCCCAAGCTCTCGGCGGGGCGGGTGCAGAGTGTGGCGACCCGAATGCTGGTCGAGCGTGAGCGCGAGCGGATGCGTTTTGTGGAAAGCCAGTGGTGGGATATTGAAGTCGGCTGCGTCACCGCCGACGGCGAAGGCTTTCCGGCGCGGCTCCTCGAAGTCGGAGGCGTGCGGCTGGCTCAGGGGCGCGACTTTGACCCGCTCACCGGCAAACTCAAGCCGGACGCCCAAGTGCTGCGCCTTGACGAAGAGACGGCCCGCGCCTTGGCCGATTCGCTCAAGGAACAGGCCCTCAAAGTCCTGAGCGCCGAGGAAAAGCCGTTCAGTCAAAAGCCCTACGCGCCGTTTATCACCTCCACGCTCCAGCAAGAAGGCAGCCGCAAGCTGGGTTTCGGCGCTCAGCGCACCATGCGGGCGGCTCAGAAGCTCTATGAGGGCGGCTATATCACTTACATGCGAACCGACAGCACCACCCTCAGCGGCGAGGCGATCAGTGCCGCCCGCGCTCAGGTCAAAGCGCTTTACGGTGACGCTTACCTCCCGGCGCAGCCGCGCAGTTACACCAAAAAAGCCAAGAACGCCCAGGAAGCCCACGAAGCCATTCGCCCCGCCGGAACCGCTTTCCGCACGCCGGACAGCCTCAAGGCCGAACTCGGCAGCGACGAATGGAAGATGTATGACCTGATCTGGAAGCGCACGGTGGCCTCGCAGATGGCCGATGCACGCGGACGCCGGATGCAGGTGCGCCTGGGCGGTCAGACACAGGGTGGTCAGACGCAAGACGCCCGTGAAGTGCTGCTGAGCGCTTCGGGCCGCTCGATTGATTTCCCCGGCTTCCTGCGGGCCTACGTGGAAGGCCGCGACGACCCACAAGCGGCGCTCGAAGACCGCGAAACGATTTTGCCGCCGCTCAAAGAAGGCCAGCAAGTCACTGCCGCCGACCTGGTGCCGTCGGGCCACCAAACCCAGCCTCCAGCCCGTTACACCGAGGCCAGCTTGGTGCAGTCCCTGGAAGGCGCGGGCATTGGGCGGCCCAGCACCTACGCCAGCATCATCGGCACCATTCAAGATCGGGGTTACGCCGCCAAGAAGGGGCAAGCGCTGGTGCCGACTTGGACGGCTTTCGCCACCTCTGCTCTCCTTGAGCACCATTTCGGCACGCTGGTCGACTACGATTTCACCGCCAAGATGGAAGAAGACCTCGACGATATCGCGGGCGGGCGGCAGCAGCGCGGGCCTTATCTGCGCTCGTTCTTTTTGGGTGAAGGCGGCGGCATGGGGCTGCGCCCGCTGATCGAAACGCAGATGGAAACCATCGACCCGCGCAGCATTGCCACCATCGCCGTGCCGAAGCTGGAGGGCAGCGGCATCGAGGTGCGGGTGGGTAAGTACGGCCCTTATCTGACGCGGGGCGAAACCAAAGCCAACATCCCCGAAGACCTGACGCCCGACGACCTCGACATGGCCAAAGCGGAAGAACTGCTCAGCCGTCCCAGCGGAGATAGGATCATCGGGGAAGATCCCGGCACCGGGTTGGCAGTGGTCGCTAAAGCCGGACGCTTCGGGCCTTACGTACAAATTGGCGAGGAAAACCCACCGGTTCGCACCGCCAGCCTGTTTCCCAGCGACGATCTGGCCACGCTCGGTTTAGACAGAGCGCTGAAACTGCTGTCGCTGCCGCGCATGGTCGGCGTCTCGGAAGGCGAAGAAATCTGGGCGCATAACGGCAAATTTGGCCCCTACCTCAAGCGCGGCAACGATTCGCGCAGCTTGGCGATTCCCGAGCAGCTTTTTACCACCTCGATGATCGAAGCCGAGGCGCTGTTCATGCAGCCGCGCTTCAAGGGCGGGCGCGGCGCGTCGGCGGCTCCGCTGGCCAGCTTCGAATTCCCTGACCGAGCGCCGATTACCCTCAAAAGTGGGCGCTTCGGGCCGTATCTGACTGACGGCGAGCGCAACGCCACCTTGCGCAAGGGCGAGGATCAGAGCAGCCTGAACGCCGTGGACGCCCGCAACATCTTGGAAGAGCGCGGCAAAGAGCCGAAGAAAAAAGAAGCCAAGGGCAAGCGCACGGCGACCAAGGCATCTGGCAAAGTGCCTGGTAAAACAGCGGCCAAGCCTGCAACTAAGAAAGCGGCCCCTAAAAAGTCAGCCGCTAAAAAACCCGCCGCCAGCAAAACAGCCGCCAGTGCTGCGGCCAAACCCAAAACGCAGCCGCTGACGTGGGCGCAGCTTAGGCCCCACCTCAGCGTCCTAAGCGACCAGGAACGCGCCCTCGTGACGGCCACCCGTGAGCGCGGCGAGAAAGTGGAGGCGGTGGCTCCTGAGCTGGGGTTGGACGTGAAAAAGGCCAAAGGCATGGCCCTGCAAGCCAGCAAGAAACTCAACCAAGCCGCGCGGGAAAGCGGAGCGCCCACCGGAAGCTGA
- a CDS encoding helix-turn-helix domain-containing protein — translation MIEPNSRSVAGKVGMRYARSTYIFRQYDPVMGLYRVETGLIRLGQVTSRGRLLTLRLVQPGDYFGEDALHAAVYGHHAEALTNSAVVGIDPVQLSETALLDLARSLGSQLGRVLDHEVNLQSGDLKSRVVRYLLHLADTPLGAEDPENRLYVRATHELLAEGSGSTRESVSKAITELRAAGLIATGYRHITLTDLAGLRALLAGALQPQLKG, via the coding sequence ATGATAGAGCCGAACAGCCGCAGCGTAGCGGGCAAAGTGGGAATGCGCTACGCCAGAAGCACCTACATCTTCCGGCAATATGACCCGGTGATGGGCCTTTACCGCGTCGAAACAGGGCTCATTCGGCTGGGCCAAGTCACCTCGCGGGGCCGCTTACTGACCCTGCGTTTGGTGCAACCCGGCGATTATTTTGGCGAAGACGCTCTGCACGCCGCCGTCTACGGCCACCACGCCGAGGCCCTGACCAACTCGGCAGTGGTGGGCATCGATCCGGTGCAGTTATCCGAGACGGCTCTGCTCGACCTGGCCCGCAGCTTGGGCAGTCAGCTGGGGCGGGTGCTGGATCATGAAGTCAATTTGCAGTCCGGCGACCTCAAATCGCGGGTGGTGCGCTACCTTCTGCACCTCGCCGATACGCCGCTGGGCGCGGAAGACCCCGAAAACCGCTTGTATGTGCGGGCCACCCACGAACTGCTCGCCGAGGGCAGCGGCAGCACCCGCGAATCGGTCAGCAAAGCGATTACCGAGCTGCGGGCAGCGGGCCTGATCGCCACCGGCTACCGCCACATCACGCTGACGGATTTGGCGGGTCTGAGGGCGCTGCTGGCGGGCGCTCTCCAGCCTCAGCTCAAAGGCTGA
- a CDS encoding MerR family transcriptional regulator, with the protein MTYLADSSGLFTASEVEAQLGVPATTLRQWERRYGLPNPERNASGYRLYSKRDVALIDFIRQRIEEGVPASRAAELARGQFGLLTDAPQQTPSYSPAAQSTRPATGQTDTEPTRTGTAGSELADADPVSVQNLTAALLRADLSRAEGLLAQAQAQLGTEGLLMKLIQPALLDIGERWERGEITVAHEHQASAFLRTHITNLLNAAGHSRFGPSVVAACGPREQHELGLLMLCVMLRRMGVQVHYLGANTPLADLGVYARSVGARAILLSINTHEALQEALEQRHDLNSGQKGQASEIPVFVGGHVINVHPSAAAELGRWAGSDGLQAAQMIVATLESR; encoded by the coding sequence ATGACGTATTTGGCAGATTCCAGCGGGCTTTTTACCGCCAGCGAAGTGGAGGCGCAACTCGGCGTACCCGCGACCACTTTGCGTCAGTGGGAGCGCCGGTACGGCCTGCCGAATCCTGAGCGCAACGCCAGCGGGTACCGGCTCTACAGCAAGCGCGACGTGGCACTGATCGACTTCATTCGTCAGCGCATCGAAGAAGGTGTGCCCGCCAGCCGCGCCGCTGAGCTGGCCAGAGGGCAATTCGGCTTGTTAACCGACGCGCCTCAGCAGACCCCGTCTTACTCGCCAGCTGCCCAGTCCACACGGCCCGCTACTGGGCAGACCGATACCGAGCCGACCAGAACTGGGACAGCAGGATCTGAGCTGGCCGACGCTGATCCTGTCTCCGTCCAAAACTTGACGGCGGCGCTGCTGCGGGCCGATTTGAGCCGCGCTGAGGGGCTGCTCGCACAGGCGCAGGCCCAGCTCGGCACCGAGGGCCTGCTGATGAAGCTGATTCAACCGGCGCTGCTGGACATCGGTGAGCGCTGGGAGCGCGGCGAGATCACGGTGGCCCACGAGCATCAAGCCAGCGCTTTTCTCAGAACGCACATCACCAACTTGCTGAATGCGGCGGGTCACAGCCGCTTCGGGCCGAGCGTGGTGGCCGCCTGCGGGCCGCGTGAGCAGCACGAGTTGGGCCTACTGATGCTGTGCGTAATGCTGCGGCGCATGGGCGTGCAGGTGCACTATTTGGGAGCCAACACCCCGCTGGCCGATTTGGGCGTCTACGCCCGCAGCGTCGGAGCGCGGGCCATTTTGCTCAGTATCAACACCCATGAAGCGCTGCAAGAAGCTCTTGAGCAGCGCCACGACCTGAACTCCGGCCAAAAAGGGCAGGCCAGCGAGATTCCGGTGTTCGTGGGCGGTCACGTCATCAATGTCCACCCCAGCGCCGCCGCCGAATTGGGGCGCTGGGCGGGCAGTGACGGCCTGCAAGCCGCCCAAATGATCGTCGCCACCTTGGAGAGCCGCTGA
- a CDS encoding phosphotransferase family protein translates to MSLGAARELCRQLNLKDEPAFLAAGATCRVYRVGEAALRIGKGRFTVDAELRRALLASGVPVAAPLVLGGGWSLDTFLKGESTLRIGEAQAEQIGAAVSVLHSLPVLGWGLLSDQSGPFVGQAENLLSGVQTRLQDAWPFGSTPLEHHLLIRFAPDLLPRLRPLKAAILALADLAPVINHSDLHREQFLFEDGQLTGWLDFGDAVAGPPGWDAASFAYFWGWKRLPAFLEGYSSSALIQSQLAAQARLMAVPLAFHRASCLAFQSQRLMRATAFVRSALGD, encoded by the coding sequence GTGAGCCTCGGAGCTGCGCGGGAGCTTTGCCGACAACTGAACCTCAAAGACGAACCCGCTTTTCTGGCGGCGGGCGCGACTTGCCGGGTTTACCGAGTGGGCGAGGCGGCGCTGCGGATAGGGAAGGGCCGTTTCACGGTGGACGCCGAACTGCGCCGCGCTTTGCTGGCCTCCGGCGTTCCTGTTGCTGCGCCTTTGGTGTTGGGCGGGGGCTGGAGCCTCGACACGTTCCTCAAGGGCGAGTCTACGCTGCGCATTGGCGAAGCCCAAGCCGAGCAGATCGGCGCAGCGGTGTCGGTTTTGCATTCGCTTCCGGTATTGGGCTGGGGCCTGCTAAGCGATCAGTCGGGGCCATTCGTGGGCCAAGCGGAGAACTTGCTGAGCGGCGTCCAGACCCGCCTGCAAGACGCTTGGCCGTTTGGAAGCACGCCTCTCGAACACCATCTGCTGATCCGCTTTGCTCCCGATCTGCTGCCGCGACTGCGCCCACTGAAAGCTGCGATTCTGGCGCTGGCCGACCTCGCGCCCGTCATCAATCACAGCGACCTTCACCGCGAACAGTTTTTGTTTGAAGACGGGCAGCTCACCGGCTGGCTCGATTTCGGCGACGCTGTGGCGGGGCCGCCGGGCTGGGACGCGGCCTCGTTCGCTTATTTTTGGGGATGGAAGCGGCTTCCCGCGTTTTTAGAAGGCTACAGTTCATCTGCGCTCATTCAGTCTCAGCTTGCCGCCCAGGCCCGCTTGATGGCCGTGCCGCTGGCATTCCATAGGGCCAGCTGCCTGGCCTTCCAATCTCAGCGTTTGATGCGGGCAACGGCCTTCGTGCGCTCAGCGCTGGGCGATTAG
- a CDS encoding gluconeogenesis factor YvcK family protein, with the protein MTSKTNTFNPSQSARWGRALSNFKSANHMRRAKRWLMPGMGIKRWFALFAVCTFIGALGFLHFTWTGPLHFVATRWILWLNNFTEPEVLPLWVVGSVVMALSLAGAFTAITMLNRSLLRSVGTDPGEAVNVIYSRTTLARGPRVVAVGGGTGLSNVLSGLKAYSSNLTAVVTVSDDGGSSGRLREALDMIAPGDLTDCYAALSDSPVLARLLLHRFARGEGIEGHTFGNLLLATLSEEQGGLGGAMQEIHEVLNVRGAVYPATTQPATLIARLKNGQEVRGESHLADWGGGDGSGVSAGAVGIEEVRLEPPNLPTLSAVTQAIEGAELIVLGPGSLFTSIIPALLVPGIQAAICASSAPLVYVASIMTEPGETDDLTLDDHLRMIERHLGRFPDLVVVNNEAVPSTVQARYRETGAVLIAPHSQDARVRSSLRHSPMLLSGQAHHDPHKLALVLVGLLGNGHSRWHSFQANSLQARSKQG; encoded by the coding sequence TTGACCTCAAAAACCAATACCTTTAATCCGTCCCAATCTGCTCGCTGGGGCCGGGCGCTGAGCAATTTCAAGTCGGCCAACCACATGCGCCGTGCCAAGCGCTGGCTGATGCCGGGCATGGGCATCAAGCGTTGGTTTGCGCTGTTCGCCGTCTGCACCTTCATTGGCGCGTTGGGCTTTTTGCACTTCACTTGGACGGGGCCGCTGCATTTCGTGGCGACCCGCTGGATTTTGTGGCTCAATAATTTTACTGAGCCCGAAGTGCTGCCGCTGTGGGTCGTCGGCAGCGTGGTGATGGCGCTCTCACTGGCCGGCGCATTTACCGCCATTACCATGCTCAACCGCTCGCTGCTGCGCTCAGTGGGCACCGATCCCGGCGAAGCGGTCAACGTGATCTACTCGCGCACCACGCTGGCACGCGGCCCCAGAGTGGTGGCGGTGGGCGGCGGCACTGGCCTGTCCAACGTGCTGTCGGGTCTCAAGGCCTACTCATCTAATCTGACAGCGGTGGTCACGGTTTCCGATGACGGCGGCAGCAGCGGCCGGCTGCGCGAGGCGCTGGATATGATCGCTCCGGGCGATTTGACCGACTGCTACGCCGCGCTTTCCGACAGCCCGGTGCTCGCCCGCTTGCTGCTGCACCGCTTTGCGCGGGGAGAAGGCATCGAAGGGCACACCTTCGGCAATTTGCTGCTGGCGACCTTGTCTGAGGAGCAGGGCGGGCTGGGCGGCGCGATGCAAGAAATCCACGAGGTGCTCAACGTGCGCGGCGCAGTGTATCCGGCGACCACTCAGCCCGCCACGCTGATCGCCCGCCTCAAAAACGGTCAGGAAGTGCGCGGTGAAAGTCATCTGGCCGACTGGGGTGGGGGAGACGGCAGTGGAGTCAGCGCGGGCGCGGTGGGCATCGAGGAAGTGCGCCTTGAGCCGCCGAACTTGCCGACCCTCAGCGCCGTCACGCAGGCGATTGAGGGCGCTGAGCTGATCGTGTTGGGGCCGGGGAGTTTGTTTACTTCCATCATTCCGGCGCTGCTGGTACCGGGCATTCAAGCGGCCATCTGCGCTTCATCTGCGCCGCTGGTGTACGTGGCCAGCATCATGACCGAACCCGGTGAAACCGATGACCTGACCTTAGATGATCACCTGCGGATGATCGAGCGTCATCTGGGCCGCTTTCCCGATTTGGTGGTGGTCAACAACGAAGCGGTGCCCAGCACCGTGCAGGCCCGTTACCGCGAAACTGGAGCTGTCTTGATCGCGCCGCACAGCCAGGATGCCCGTGTCCGGTCAAGTCTGCGTCACAGCCCGATGCTGCTTTCTGGCCAGGCCCATCACGATCCGCACAAGCTGGCGCTGGTGTTGGTGGGCCTCCTCGGCAACGGACATTCCCGTTGGCACAGCTTTCAGGCAAACAGCCTTCAAGCAAGGAGCAAGCAGGGGTGA
- a CDS encoding DUF418 domain-containing protein produces MLSPDPPAATRPSARAPLPDVLRGLALLGILCVNAQDFAGYAEWQQSGADRAAQVVIDLFFNGKFISVFAMLFGAGAFTFLERGGRGLLLRRLAVLLAAGALHYVLVWHGDIIANYALVGVALILLETARPKLLVWVGVFSGGLWALPFTLQALSVPNGLRSIPDTVQTGQTYAQIVQERGHEALPSIVSVISFDGFWLLALFCFGGALYRSGVLWWPEQHRSTLRLMLFGGAVVGLPLSALLAYLNTQASYSADYWGILVRLTGGLALALAYIGGLGLLSASGKLGWLTAFGASGRLAMSNYIAQSLIMTSLFYPYGAGLYRQWGALPALVLALGLGLLQVGLSNLYLRRFQSGPLEWLVRKLVYGR; encoded by the coding sequence ATGCTTTCGCCTGACCCGCCCGCCGCCACTCGCCCAAGCGCCCGCGCCCCGCTACCGGACGTGCTGCGCGGCCTGGCGCTGCTGGGCATTTTGTGCGTCAACGCCCAAGACTTCGCGGGCTACGCCGAGTGGCAGCAAAGCGGCGCAGACCGGGCCGCCCAAGTCGTGATTGATCTGTTCTTCAATGGCAAATTCATCAGCGTGTTTGCCATGCTGTTTGGCGCGGGGGCCTTTACTTTTTTGGAACGCGGCGGGCGCGGTTTGCTGCTGAGACGCTTGGCGGTGCTACTGGCCGCCGGGGCGCTGCATTACGTCTTGGTGTGGCACGGCGATATCATTGCCAATTACGCTTTGGTGGGCGTGGCCCTGATTTTGCTGGAAACGGCGCGGCCCAAATTGCTGGTGTGGGTGGGCGTGTTCTCTGGCGGCCTCTGGGCACTCCCCTTCACACTACAAGCGCTCAGCGTCCCGAATGGCCTGCGGAGCATTCCCGACACCGTGCAGACGGGGCAAACTTATGCCCAAATCGTGCAGGAGCGCGGTCACGAAGCGCTGCCCAGTATCGTCTCGGTGATCAGCTTCGACGGGTTTTGGTTGCTGGCACTCTTCTGCTTCGGCGGAGCACTGTACCGCAGTGGCGTACTGTGGTGGCCGGAGCAGCACCGCTCCACGCTGCGGCTGATGCTCTTCGGCGGCGCAGTGGTGGGCTTGCCGCTGAGCGCTCTGCTGGCCTATTTGAATACCCAAGCCAGCTACAGCGCCGACTACTGGGGCATTTTGGTGCGCCTGACGGGCGGCTTGGCGCTGGCCCTAGCGTACATCGGCGGACTGGGTTTGTTGAGCGCTTCAGGCAAACTCGGCTGGCTCACAGCCTTTGGCGCGTCCGGCAGGTTGGCCATGAGCAATTACATTGCCCAGTCGCTGATCATGACCAGTTTGTTTTATCCGTATGGCGCGGGCCTCTACCGCCAGTGGGGAGCGCTACCCGCTTTAGTGCTGGCGCTGGGCCTAGGCCTCTTGCAAGTCGGGCTGTCTAATCTCTACCTCAGGCGCTTTCAAAGTGGGCCACTGGAATGGCTGGTCAGAAAGTTGGTGTACGGACGCTGA
- a CDS encoding complex I NDUFA9 subunit family protein, whose protein sequence is MIQSDFVQSNKTQRILVTGATGFVGKAVVTELLKRGYTVFAGSREGKGLSGAAGVKADVTNREGMLTAVGDVQPSAVIHLVGIIAEKGDQTFGRVHVEGTRNVLAALPTGARYVHMSALGADPASKSGYSSTKGQAEQLVRTSGAAYTIFEPSLIFGPGDDFFGRVLKNLVSQAPIVPQIGDGHFPFRPVSIQDVAAAFAGALERPATVGQTYQLTGPVQYSFRELLQLELGALGKSKPVVPVPLPLMNLAVPLMNLLPNPPITKDQYAMLLEGSTADPEPARRAFDLPMLNLEEELPKLLGKSAADSKKAEKSSA, encoded by the coding sequence GTGATTCAATCTGATTTCGTTCAGTCTAATAAAACGCAGCGCATCTTGGTGACGGGAGCCACCGGCTTTGTCGGCAAAGCGGTGGTCACGGAGCTGCTCAAAAGGGGCTACACGGTGTTTGCCGGGTCGCGTGAGGGCAAAGGGCTGTCCGGCGCGGCAGGGGTCAAAGCCGATGTGACCAACCGCGAGGGAATGCTGACGGCAGTCGGTGACGTGCAGCCCAGCGCGGTGATTCATCTGGTGGGGATCATCGCCGAAAAAGGCGACCAGACGTTTGGCAGGGTGCATGTGGAAGGCACCCGCAACGTCCTCGCTGCTCTGCCTACTGGAGCACGGTACGTGCACATGAGCGCTCTGGGCGCAGATCCCGCCAGCAAAAGCGGCTACAGCTCCACCAAGGGTCAGGCCGAGCAACTGGTCAGAACCAGCGGCGCGGCTTACACCATCTTCGAGCCGTCGCTCATCTTCGGCCCCGGCGACGATTTCTTTGGGCGCGTTCTGAAGAACTTGGTGTCTCAGGCACCGATTGTGCCGCAGATTGGTGACGGGCATTTTCCCTTCCGCCCCGTCAGCATTCAGGACGTGGCCGCCGCTTTCGCGGGCGCACTCGAGCGGCCTGCAACGGTGGGGCAAACCTACCAACTCACCGGCCCGGTGCAGTACAGCTTCCGCGAGCTGCTGCAACTCGAACTGGGAGCGCTGGGGAAAAGCAAACCGGTGGTGCCGGTGCCGCTGCCGCTGATGAATCTGGCGGTGCCGCTGATGAACTTGTTGCCCAACCCGCCGATCACCAAAGACCAGTACGCCATGCTGCTGGAAGGCAGCACCGCCGACCCCGAACCGGCCCGCCGCGCTTTTGATTTGCCGATGCTGAATCTGGAAGAAGAGTTGCCCAAGTTGCTGGGGAAGTCGGCAGCTGACAGTAAGAAAGCGGAGAAATCCAGCGCCTGA